A single genomic interval of Rhizobium leguminosarum bv. trifolii WSM1325 harbors:
- a CDS encoding D-tagatose-bisphosphate aldolase class II accessory protein AgaZ (PFAM: D-tagatose-bisphosphate aldolase class II accessory protein AgaZ~KEGG: D-tagatose-bisphosphate aldolase, class II, non-catalytic subunit) has product MQVHLNELAKMRIEGHPRGVTSVCSAHPIVLRAALRHGRQQASTVLIEATCNQVNHLGGYTGMTPSDFASLVRKIAVEEGCPENLIVLGGDHLGPNPWRDRPAEEAMAEAEKMVAAYVDAGFRKIHLDASMGCKGEPVALDDETTAHRAARLAAVAEASAKKRGGAMPVYVIGTEVPPPGGADHALTTIDPTAAAAALKTIEVHRRIFAEAGLGQAFERAIGLVVQPGVEFGNQNVILYDRSKIDALKSVLTEEPQFVFEAHSTDYQGTRPLAALVEDGFPILKVGPELTFVLREALYALDAIASHLLPDYGQRPLYAAMEALMLDQPGNWSRHYHGTNAEMRWLRHYSLSDRIRYYWASAEAQEAVGRLCEALRGQIVPLPLFWQHMPAAQEFADAPLDPEQVLIWRVTKSLSDYHAACGVGKN; this is encoded by the coding sequence ATGCAGGTGCATCTCAACGAACTGGCCAAGATGAGGATCGAAGGCCACCCCAGAGGCGTGACCTCCGTATGCTCGGCCCATCCCATCGTGCTTCGCGCCGCACTCCGACACGGGCGGCAACAGGCAAGCACCGTCCTGATCGAAGCGACCTGCAACCAGGTCAATCACCTCGGCGGCTATACCGGAATGACGCCAAGCGACTTCGCGTCCCTCGTCCGCAAAATAGCAGTCGAGGAAGGGTGCCCGGAAAATCTGATCGTTCTCGGCGGCGATCATCTCGGCCCCAATCCTTGGCGTGACCGGCCGGCCGAAGAGGCCATGGCCGAGGCGGAGAAGATGGTTGCCGCCTATGTCGATGCCGGGTTTCGCAAGATTCACCTCGATGCCTCAATGGGCTGCAAGGGCGAGCCGGTGGCGCTCGACGACGAAACCACCGCCCATCGCGCCGCCCGGCTTGCGGCGGTCGCCGAGGCCTCGGCGAAGAAGAGAGGCGGCGCAATGCCGGTTTATGTCATCGGCACCGAAGTGCCGCCGCCAGGCGGGGCCGATCATGCCCTGACAACCATCGATCCGACGGCGGCCGCAGCGGCGCTGAAGACGATCGAAGTCCACCGCCGGATCTTTGCAGAGGCAGGACTCGGCCAAGCGTTTGAACGGGCCATCGGGCTGGTCGTTCAGCCGGGCGTCGAGTTCGGCAATCAGAATGTCATCCTTTACGACCGCAGCAAGATAGACGCGCTGAAATCGGTGCTCACCGAGGAGCCGCAGTTTGTCTTCGAGGCGCATTCGACGGATTATCAGGGAACCCGGCCCTTGGCCGCGCTGGTGGAGGATGGCTTTCCCATTCTGAAGGTCGGTCCCGAACTGACCTTCGTCCTGCGCGAGGCGCTCTACGCGCTGGATGCGATCGCGTCGCACCTTTTGCCCGATTACGGCCAGCGTCCGCTCTATGCGGCGATGGAAGCGCTGATGCTCGATCAGCCCGGCAACTGGAGCCGCCACTACCACGGGACAAACGCCGAGATGCGCTGGCTGCGGCATTACTCGCTGTCTGACCGCATTCGCTATTATTGGGCGTCGGCTGAAGCCCAAGAGGCCGTCGGGCGCCTGTGCGAGGCGCTTCGAGGGCAAATTGTACCGCTGCCCTTGTTTTGGCAGCATATGCCGGCCGCACAGGAATTCGCAGATGCGCCGCTCGATCCGGAACAGGTTTTGATCTGGAGGGTGACGAAGAGTCTCTCGGACTATCACGCCGCCTGCGGCGTCGGGAAGAATTGA
- a CDS encoding short-chain dehydrogenase/reductase SDR (PFAM: short-chain dehydrogenase/reductase SDR; KR domain protein~KEGG: ribitol 2-dehydrogenase) codes for MTELNGKIAAVTGAASGIGLASTEAMLAAGATVVLVDRDEKALETVCARLGERAIPLKINLLDPGECAGLLDGILSKTGKLDILHANAGTYIGGDLMETDLDTIDRMLNLNVNVVIKNVRSVIPHMIERGTGDIVVTSSVAGHSAIPWEPVYSSSKWAMTCFVQTMRRQLLKSGIRVGSVSPGPVISALLADWPEENLRKAKEAGALIEPKEVADAIIFMLTRPRNVTIRDIVVLPSAFDI; via the coding sequence ATGACGGAATTGAATGGGAAGATCGCGGCGGTCACGGGTGCTGCGTCCGGAATTGGACTCGCTTCGACGGAGGCAATGCTCGCCGCTGGCGCGACGGTCGTGCTGGTGGACCGCGATGAGAAGGCCCTTGAGACGGTTTGTGCCCGGCTTGGCGAGCGCGCTATTCCGCTCAAGATCAACTTGCTGGATCCGGGCGAGTGTGCGGGACTGCTCGATGGCATCCTGTCGAAGACCGGCAAGCTCGATATCCTGCATGCCAATGCAGGCACCTATATCGGCGGCGACCTGATGGAAACCGACCTCGATACCATCGATCGGATGCTCAATCTCAATGTAAACGTCGTCATCAAGAACGTTCGAAGCGTCATTCCGCACATGATCGAACGCGGCACCGGCGACATTGTCGTCACCAGCTCCGTCGCTGGACACTCGGCGATTCCATGGGAACCTGTTTATTCGTCATCGAAGTGGGCGATGACGTGCTTCGTCCAGACGATGCGACGCCAGCTTCTGAAAAGTGGCATTCGTGTGGGGTCGGTTTCTCCAGGGCCGGTGATCAGCGCTTTGCTTGCGGACTGGCCGGAGGAAAACCTTCGCAAGGCCAAGGAGGCCGGAGCCTTGATCGAGCCCAAGGAAGTCGCCGACGCGATCATCTTCATGCTGACCCGTCCGCGCAACGTCACTATCCGCGATATCGTCGTGCTTCCAAGCGCCTTTGACATTTGA
- a CDS encoding short-chain dehydrogenase/reductase SDR (PFAM: short-chain dehydrogenase/reductase SDR; KR domain protein~KEGG: sme:SMc02339 putative oxidoreductase protein), translating into MSYQQKFRLDGERAVVTGGGRAIGLCCTEALAEAGAAVVVIERSEADAVQALALRDRGYDVEVRVGDVTDAARMDAIAAELADGGRPATILVNNAGIGQSGIPAQDLTDADWLRMMDVNLNGVFWCSRAFGRPMISMKRGAIVNLGSMSGTICNRPQPQTAYNVSKAAVHHLTRSLAAEWAHHGIRVNAVAPTYIETPMVVAVEANRERIPLWLADTPMGRMGTPEEVASAVLFLASGAASLMTGAIVNVDAGFTCW; encoded by the coding sequence ATGAGCTACCAGCAGAAATTTCGCCTCGACGGCGAACGGGCGGTGGTCACAGGCGGAGGGCGTGCGATCGGTCTCTGCTGCACCGAGGCGCTGGCGGAGGCGGGCGCCGCCGTCGTCGTCATCGAACGCAGCGAGGCCGACGCTGTGCAAGCACTTGCGTTGCGCGACAGAGGCTACGACGTCGAAGTCCGGGTCGGCGACGTCACAGACGCGGCCCGAATGGACGCGATCGCGGCTGAACTCGCCGACGGCGGGCGGCCGGCGACCATCCTGGTGAACAATGCCGGAATTGGCCAGAGCGGCATCCCGGCGCAGGATCTCACCGACGCCGATTGGCTGCGCATGATGGACGTCAATCTCAACGGCGTCTTCTGGTGCTCGCGCGCCTTTGGTCGTCCGATGATTTCGATGAAACGCGGCGCCATCGTCAACCTCGGCTCGATGTCGGGGACGATCTGCAACCGGCCCCAGCCTCAGACGGCCTATAACGTCTCCAAGGCGGCAGTCCATCACCTCACGCGCTCGTTGGCCGCCGAGTGGGCACACCACGGTATCAGGGTAAATGCCGTTGCGCCCACCTATATCGAGACACCGATGGTGGTGGCCGTCGAAGCCAATCGCGAGCGTATTCCGCTCTGGCTCGCCGACACGCCGATGGGCAGGATGGGAACGCCGGAAGAGGTTGCCAGCGCGGTCCTCTTCCTCGCCTCGGGCGCGGCCAGCCTGATGACCGGGGCGATCGTCAACGTCGATGCGGGATTCACCTGCTGGTAG
- a CDS encoding deoxyribose-phosphate aldolase/phospho-2-dehydro-3-deoxyheptonate aldolase (PFAM: deoxyribose-phosphate aldolase/phospho-2-dehydro-3-deoxyheptonate aldolase~KEGG: aldolase protein; K01623 fructose-bisphosphate aldolase, class I) encodes MKSARLNRLFGVSGNCFDVAIDHGMFNERTFLAGIENMKTAIEVIAQAAPGAIQLPPGTAPMLQAIPGKQRPALVLRTDIANIYGNPLPSQLFSEMIDRAVEQGVALDAACVVVNLLMLPDQPEVYRACVRNVNSLKRECEIYGMPLMVEPLVMQDNSKGAYMVDGAIDKILPLVRQAAELGADIIKADPCDNVEEYHRVVEIAQGLPVLVRGGGRVSDQEILIRTKQLMEQGARGIVYGRNVIQHQNPAGMTRALMAIVHDKASVEQALLHIG; translated from the coding sequence ATGAAATCCGCGCGATTGAACCGACTTTTCGGCGTGTCTGGAAATTGTTTTGACGTTGCTATCGATCACGGCATGTTCAATGAACGGACTTTCCTCGCCGGCATCGAGAACATGAAGACTGCGATCGAGGTGATCGCGCAAGCGGCGCCGGGTGCAATTCAGCTGCCGCCGGGAACCGCACCCATGCTGCAGGCGATCCCCGGCAAGCAGCGTCCGGCGCTGGTGCTGCGCACCGACATCGCCAACATCTATGGCAATCCCCTGCCGTCTCAGCTGTTTTCCGAAATGATCGACAGGGCGGTGGAACAGGGCGTTGCGTTGGATGCCGCCTGTGTCGTCGTCAATCTCTTGATGCTGCCGGACCAGCCGGAAGTCTACCGCGCCTGCGTGCGCAATGTGAACAGCCTGAAACGCGAATGCGAGATCTACGGCATGCCGCTGATGGTCGAGCCGCTCGTCATGCAGGACAATTCCAAGGGCGCCTACATGGTCGACGGCGCGATCGACAAGATCCTGCCGCTCGTGCGCCAGGCGGCCGAACTCGGCGCTGATATCATCAAGGCCGACCCCTGCGACAATGTCGAGGAATATCACCGCGTCGTCGAGATCGCCCAAGGCCTGCCGGTGCTGGTGCGCGGCGGCGGCCGCGTTTCGGATCAGGAAATCCTGATCCGCACCAAGCAGTTGATGGAGCAGGGCGCCCGTGGCATCGTCTATGGCCGCAACGTCATCCAGCATCAAAATCCCGCCGGCATGACGCGGGCCTTGATGGCGATCGTCCATGACAAGGCTTCCGTCGAGCAGGCCTTGCTGCATATTGGCTGA
- a CDS encoding oxidoreductase domain protein (PFAM: oxidoreductase domain protein~KEGG: thuBf; myo-inositol 2-dehydrogenase protein), whose translation MTKIFRFGVIGCGLMGREFASAAARWLHLADVKARPEIVAVCDTNATLLDWFRDHVPTVRQFAADYKELLANPEVDAVYCAVPHVLHQQFYIDVLKAGKHLLGEKPFGMDAAQNRDIMAVLAEHPELLVRCSSEMPFFPGAQKVIALAKSGEMGDIIEVEAGFLHSSDIDRQKPINWKRMADINGDYGCMGDLGMHVLHVPLRLGWRPTTLHAQLVKKVTERPDGKGGMLPCTTWDNATISSRVRTGDQDFPMVLKTWRIAPGESNTWYLRVLGMKKSAFFSTKSPRQWQWMDYNGGVQAWSTEDLGYGSLFPAITGKIFEFGFADAIQQMWAAFVDELVGGNANGFGCATPAEAQAHHAVLTAALKSGLEDVVIPVEYDGASA comes from the coding sequence ATGACGAAAATATTCCGCTTCGGCGTCATCGGCTGCGGTCTGATGGGGCGCGAATTCGCGAGTGCTGCGGCGCGCTGGCTGCATCTGGCCGATGTGAAGGCGCGACCGGAAATCGTCGCCGTCTGTGATACCAACGCGACGCTGCTCGACTGGTTCAGGGATCATGTGCCGACCGTTCGGCAGTTCGCCGCCGACTATAAGGAGCTTCTGGCCAATCCCGAGGTCGATGCGGTCTATTGCGCTGTCCCGCATGTGCTGCACCAGCAATTCTACATCGACGTCCTGAAGGCCGGAAAACATCTTCTCGGCGAAAAGCCCTTCGGCATGGACGCCGCGCAGAACCGGGATATCATGGCTGTTCTCGCCGAGCATCCCGAACTCCTGGTCCGCTGCTCGTCGGAAATGCCTTTCTTCCCCGGCGCGCAGAAGGTCATCGCGCTCGCAAAAAGTGGCGAGATGGGGGATATAATCGAAGTCGAGGCGGGTTTCCTGCACTCTTCGGATATCGACCGGCAGAAGCCGATCAACTGGAAGCGCATGGCCGATATCAATGGCGATTATGGCTGCATGGGTGATCTCGGCATGCATGTGCTGCACGTGCCGCTGCGTCTCGGCTGGCGCCCGACGACCCTGCATGCGCAATTGGTCAAGAAGGTCACCGAACGTCCTGACGGCAAGGGCGGCATGTTGCCCTGCACCACCTGGGACAATGCTACGATCAGCAGCCGCGTGCGCACCGGCGATCAGGATTTCCCGATGGTGCTGAAAACCTGGCGCATCGCGCCCGGCGAATCCAACACCTGGTACCTCCGCGTTCTCGGCATGAAGAAGAGCGCGTTCTTCAGCACGAAGTCGCCGCGCCAATGGCAGTGGATGGACTATAATGGCGGTGTCCAGGCTTGGAGCACCGAGGATCTCGGTTATGGCTCGCTGTTTCCAGCCATAACAGGCAAGATCTTCGAATTCGGTTTTGCCGACGCCATACAGCAGATGTGGGCGGCCTTCGTCGATGAGCTTGTTGGAGGAAATGCCAACGGTTTCGGCTGCGCGACGCCGGCCGAGGCGCAGGCGCATCATGCGGTCCTGACGGCAGCCCTCAAATCCGGCCTCGAGGACGTCGTGATACCGGTCGAGTATGACGGGGCGTCAGCCTGA
- a CDS encoding protein of unknown function DUF1498 (PFAM: protein of unknown function DUF1498~KEGG: hypothetical protein; K09988 hypothetical protein), with protein sequence MKRSEINAALLRATETLERWHWSLPAWGSWTAADFAAHPEASAYLRAHQLGWDVTDFGSNRFAECGLVLFSLRNGVVDIRGERTYAEKLLFVGEGQVTPTHRHAAKMEDIINRAGGDLVIEFAATDADGNVLAEDVTVPVDGLQHRLAAWEPLVLQPGQSVTIRTGLYHRFYGRKGGGPVLVGEVSQVNDDNSDNFFLEPIARFAAIEEDEPPLRPLWNEGVS encoded by the coding sequence ATGAAGCGCTCCGAGATCAACGCCGCGTTGCTGCGGGCAACCGAGACCCTCGAGCGCTGGCACTGGTCTCTGCCGGCATGGGGCTCCTGGACGGCGGCCGATTTTGCCGCTCATCCTGAGGCATCAGCCTATTTGCGCGCCCATCAGCTGGGTTGGGATGTCACCGATTTCGGCTCGAACCGCTTCGCCGAATGCGGTCTCGTGCTGTTTAGCCTGCGCAATGGCGTCGTCGATATCAGGGGTGAACGGACCTATGCCGAAAAGCTGCTCTTCGTTGGGGAAGGGCAGGTTACGCCGACCCACCGTCATGCGGCGAAGATGGAAGACATCATCAATCGCGCCGGCGGCGATCTCGTCATCGAATTCGCCGCAACCGATGCCGATGGCAATGTGCTGGCGGAGGATGTGACGGTGCCGGTAGACGGGCTGCAGCACCGGCTCGCCGCATGGGAGCCGCTGGTTCTCCAGCCCGGCCAGAGCGTGACGATCCGCACCGGGCTTTACCACCGCTTCTACGGCAGGAAAGGCGGCGGACCTGTCCTTGTCGGCGAGGTCAGCCAGGTCAACGACGACAACAGCGACAATTTCTTTCTGGAGCCGATCGCGCGCTTTGCCGCGATCGAGGAAGACGAGCCGCCGCTGAGACCCTTGTGGAACGAAGGAGTCAGCTGA
- a CDS encoding PfkB domain protein (PFAM: PfkB domain protein~KEGG: iolC; myo-inositol catabolism) — protein MRAGEEVHDRDSQKQGGIVCAGNFIVDRVHTLSYWPEQGNLAHILHQDLGVGGGAANVVTDLASLGFPGKLAAAGCIGADQDGEIVKARLAVAGVDVVGLTALADRVTAHTHVMNVPGQNRTFFYHGGANDAVTDELVSPAAFAKAGYRLFYLGYLMLLPGLDRIGPDGRSGASRLLEAARRAGLTTCVDFVSSEDPEFAAKVGVALPFCDYLIINEMEAGRATGVIVRDAEGDLTEAGLLEAGERLLAAGVSKGAIIHAPETCFWFSPGASPIMTRSRPVDPDDIVSTVGAGDAFCAAVLYGLHENWPVEHICAVAHAAAARCLKGATATDGIPDMSVLIREAKETNPQSA, from the coding sequence ATGCGAGCCGGGGAGGAGGTTCACGATCGCGACAGTCAAAAGCAGGGCGGCATCGTTTGCGCCGGAAACTTCATCGTCGATCGCGTCCACACCCTGTCTTATTGGCCCGAACAGGGCAATCTCGCCCATATCCTGCACCAGGATCTGGGTGTGGGGGGCGGGGCGGCCAATGTCGTCACCGATCTGGCTTCGCTTGGATTTCCCGGAAAACTGGCGGCGGCGGGATGCATCGGCGCCGATCAGGACGGAGAGATCGTCAAGGCCCGCCTTGCGGTTGCCGGCGTCGATGTCGTGGGGCTCACCGCGCTTGCCGACCGGGTGACGGCGCATACGCATGTCATGAATGTGCCCGGCCAGAACCGGACCTTCTTCTATCATGGTGGCGCCAACGATGCCGTCACGGATGAGCTTGTCTCACCCGCAGCCTTCGCCAAGGCCGGCTATCGGCTGTTCTATCTCGGCTATCTCATGCTGTTGCCGGGTCTCGACCGCATTGGCCCCGACGGCCGTTCGGGAGCATCGCGCCTGCTGGAAGCGGCGCGGCGCGCCGGCCTGACGACCTGCGTGGATTTCGTATCGAGCGAAGACCCGGAATTTGCGGCCAAGGTCGGCGTCGCTCTGCCATTCTGCGATTATCTGATCATCAACGAGATGGAGGCGGGACGGGCAACCGGCGTTATCGTTCGCGATGCGGAGGGAGATTTGACCGAGGCGGGGCTTTTGGAAGCGGGGGAGCGCCTTCTTGCGGCCGGCGTCTCCAAGGGCGCGATCATCCATGCGCCGGAAACCTGCTTCTGGTTTTCGCCCGGCGCTTCTCCGATCATGACGCGTTCACGACCCGTCGATCCCGATGACATCGTCAGTACCGTCGGCGCAGGAGACGCTTTCTGCGCCGCCGTGCTCTACGGCCTGCATGAGAACTGGCCGGTCGAGCATATCTGCGCCGTCGCCCATGCCGCAGCTGCGCGTTGCCTCAAGGGGGCGACGGCCACCGATGGCATCCCCGACATGTCTGTCCTTATTCGCGAGGCGAAGGAGACGAACCCGCAATCCGCTTAG
- a CDS encoding short-chain dehydrogenase/reductase SDR (PFAM: short-chain dehydrogenase/reductase SDR; KR domain protein; NAD-dependent epimerase/dehydratase~KEGG: smoS; sorbitol dehydrogenase protein), with protein MTHTETARLSGKVALVTGGASGIGKAVCQRFAAEGARVVVADLDGERCARVAEAIGPDVWGAALDVTRQDSIEEAVRFTISTAGQIDILVNAAGIYDVESILEISRERTARVFQVNIEGLIFMTQAVARHMVERGEGGRIINFSSQAGRRGEGPAVAYCASKAAVISITQSCALELIRYGINVNAIAPGVVDTPMWDVVDAKLGSREGLRPGDVKRRVAAAVPAGRFGAPQEQAAMAAFLAGPDAAYIVAQCYNVDGGNVMS; from the coding sequence ATGACCCATACGGAAACGGCGCGGCTCTCCGGCAAGGTGGCATTGGTTACAGGAGGAGCGAGCGGCATCGGCAAGGCGGTATGCCAACGCTTCGCTGCCGAAGGCGCGAGGGTTGTCGTGGCGGACCTCGACGGTGAACGATGCGCACGGGTGGCGGAAGCGATCGGCCCTGATGTCTGGGGTGCAGCGCTTGACGTGACCCGCCAGGACAGCATCGAAGAAGCCGTACGCTTCACTATATCAACCGCCGGTCAGATCGACATCCTGGTCAACGCCGCAGGCATTTACGACGTCGAGTCCATCCTGGAAATATCCCGGGAACGGACCGCTAGGGTATTTCAGGTCAATATCGAAGGCCTGATCTTCATGACGCAGGCCGTTGCCCGGCACATGGTGGAAAGAGGGGAAGGTGGACGCATCATCAACTTCTCGTCCCAGGCTGGGCGCCGGGGCGAAGGACCGGCCGTGGCTTACTGCGCTTCCAAGGCGGCCGTCATCAGCATCACCCAAAGCTGCGCTCTGGAGCTGATCCGTTACGGGATCAACGTCAACGCCATCGCTCCCGGCGTCGTCGATACGCCGATGTGGGACGTCGTCGATGCAAAACTCGGCAGCCGGGAAGGTTTGAGACCCGGTGACGTCAAGCGCCGCGTGGCCGCCGCCGTCCCGGCCGGACGATTTGGCGCCCCCCAAGAACAAGCTGCCATGGCCGCCTTCCTGGCCGGACCCGATGCAGCATACATCGTGGCGCAGTGCTACAATGTCGACGGCGGCAATGTCATGAGCTGA
- a CDS encoding Alcohol dehydrogenase GroES domain protein (PFAM: Alcohol dehydrogenase GroES domain protein; Alcohol dehydrogenase zinc-binding domain protein~KEGG: L-iditol 2-dehydrogenase protein), which yields MRAVRLESIGSLTMRSVERPVAGPGELLVRVAVAGICGSDRHMYKGEYPTAIPVTLGHELCGIVEAIGDTVTRFTGGELVTVDPNIACGTCRACTQARPNLCESLTAIGVTRDGGFAEYVAVPQAQAFVLPAGLDPVHGAFSEPLACCIHAIDKARIRPGDSVAILGGGVIGLLMVQLARLAGAGEIILITRQQSRRQTALRLGATHAFDPTSSDTIASVREVTKGGADVVIECAGVSDTLQSGLKMARRGGTFVLFGVTPAGVEVPVLPFDLLVNEVDIRPAYLNPFTHSRAAAMVASGVLELDALVTKTISLEEVADVVGNAPLPGEIKVIVRP from the coding sequence ATGAGAGCTGTACGTTTGGAGTCGATCGGGTCTTTGACCATGCGCAGCGTCGAGAGGCCGGTTGCCGGACCGGGCGAGCTGCTTGTCCGGGTTGCAGTGGCCGGCATCTGTGGTTCCGATCGCCACATGTACAAGGGCGAGTATCCGACGGCTATCCCCGTCACGCTGGGCCACGAATTGTGCGGCATAGTGGAAGCGATCGGCGATACCGTTACCCGCTTTACCGGTGGTGAGCTTGTGACGGTGGACCCGAATATTGCCTGCGGCACCTGTCGGGCGTGCACGCAGGCGCGGCCGAACTTGTGCGAGAGCTTGACCGCCATCGGTGTGACACGGGATGGCGGCTTTGCCGAATATGTAGCGGTGCCGCAGGCCCAGGCCTTCGTCCTGCCTGCCGGCCTCGATCCCGTTCACGGCGCCTTCAGTGAACCGCTGGCCTGCTGTATTCACGCCATCGACAAGGCAAGGATCCGTCCGGGCGACAGCGTCGCGATCCTCGGCGGGGGCGTGATCGGCCTGCTCATGGTGCAACTGGCCCGCCTGGCTGGGGCAGGCGAGATTATTTTGATTACGCGGCAGCAATCGAGACGCCAAACCGCTCTGCGCCTGGGGGCGACGCACGCCTTCGACCCGACCTCTTCAGACACAATCGCTTCCGTTCGAGAGGTCACCAAAGGCGGCGCCGACGTTGTCATCGAGTGCGCCGGCGTCAGCGACACGCTTCAAAGCGGTCTGAAGATGGCGCGGCGCGGTGGTACCTTCGTGCTTTTTGGGGTCACACCGGCGGGTGTCGAGGTGCCGGTTCTGCCTTTCGATCTGCTCGTAAACGAAGTCGATATCAGGCCGGCCTACCTCAACCCCTTCACCCATTCGCGCGCTGCGGCAATGGTCGCGAGCGGAGTGTTGGAGCTGGACGCATTGGTCACCAAAACCATAAGTCTCGAGGAGGTCGCCGACGTGGTGGGCAACGCGCCATTGCCGGGCGAGATCAAGGTCATCGTCCGGCCCTAG
- a CDS encoding transcriptional regulator, LacI family (PFAM: periplasmic binding protein/LacI transcriptional regulator; regulatory protein LacI~SMART: regulatory protein LacI~KEGG: transcriptional regulator protein; K02529 LacI family transcriptional regulator) — MTTSIRHIAKLAGTSVSSVSRVLNNSGYASPELRERVEAAIRTLNYTPSKGARMLRGAPSRMIGLMLPSVDVPFFGILAHAIEQELFQHGYQTLICSTAENMDHEVRYISMLLAQRVDGVIVASAFGSIEHFGVLRDAGIPIIAIDRELSGIADDAVMADHEEGGRLMARHLIDLGHRAIAIVGAPAHSQPIQLRLQGITAEMAKDGIAPAIVAMAEEHSFAETYRLARELLASRPEVTAIIGTTDVSAIAAIHAIQDRGFSVPGDYSVVGFDDLPEAAYVFPRLTTVAQPIRNVGQQAARLLEALIEEHQTGDESRQGAIVKVPVTLIERDSTGLVRN; from the coding sequence GTGACGACCAGCATCCGACATATCGCTAAACTTGCAGGAACGTCAGTCTCTTCGGTCTCGCGCGTGCTCAACAACAGCGGTTATGCCTCGCCTGAGCTCAGGGAGCGGGTCGAGGCGGCCATCCGAACGCTGAACTACACGCCGAGCAAGGGTGCACGCATGCTGCGCGGTGCACCAAGCCGGATGATCGGACTGATGCTGCCGTCGGTCGACGTGCCCTTCTTCGGCATCCTGGCCCATGCGATCGAACAGGAATTGTTCCAGCACGGCTATCAGACGCTGATCTGCAGCACGGCGGAAAATATGGACCATGAGGTGCGCTATATCTCCATGCTGCTCGCTCAGCGCGTCGATGGCGTCATCGTGGCAAGCGCCTTTGGCAGCATCGAGCATTTCGGCGTGCTGCGGGACGCTGGCATTCCGATCATCGCCATTGACCGCGAGCTGAGCGGCATCGCTGACGACGCTGTCATGGCCGATCACGAGGAAGGCGGACGGCTGATGGCGCGCCATCTGATCGACCTCGGCCACCGGGCAATCGCCATTGTCGGCGCGCCGGCCCACAGCCAGCCGATCCAGCTTCGCCTTCAGGGCATCACGGCAGAAATGGCGAAAGATGGCATCGCGCCCGCCATCGTGGCGATGGCGGAAGAGCACAGCTTTGCAGAGACCTACCGGCTGGCGCGGGAATTGCTGGCGTCTCGACCCGAGGTCACCGCGATCATCGGCACGACCGACGTTTCGGCGATTGCCGCAATCCATGCCATCCAGGATCGCGGATTTTCCGTTCCGGGCGACTATTCGGTCGTGGGCTTCGACGATCTGCCGGAGGCCGCCTACGTCTTTCCACGGCTGACAACGGTCGCACAGCCGATCCGCAATGTCGGACAGCAGGCAGCACGGCTGCTGGAAGCGCTGATCGAGGAGCACCAAACAGGAGACGAATCTCGGCAAGGCGCGATCGTAAAAGTGCCGGTCACCCTGATCGAGCGCGATTCCACCGGTCTCGTCCGCAACTGA